In the Glycine max cultivar Williams 82 chromosome 19, Glycine_max_v4.0, whole genome shotgun sequence genome, aaataatgataaagCTATAAAAACttaggaagaaaaataatttggaataatttagatataaaattttataattatttgaaaatatatagtTATCAAAATTCAAGTTCtgatcaaataatttattagattatattattattcttttcatttatattcATCAAAATATATAGTTGCTTTGGGCAATTATTTGATCCACACTTCGATTATTCTTTCCACATTACATTTCCTATCCATGTGATTGTGCAAATTTTCGCAGAAGTCTATGATTTAAATGTGTTtggattaatttatttaaaaaattgtcaaatcatttgtttttgtagaagaaaacaagaaattaCTTATTTGTATGAAAAACTTTAAACGAAAATCGACAAAAAAATCACTTGAGACTTGTTTGAAATAATTTGAATggatagaaataattttttattttttaaattgataattacaagtaatattttttaaaaataaattaattaaatgtacATATAACTTGATTTCTACctaatatatctttttatttaatcatttattcacTACAAAGTGGCCGGGATGATTTGTCAACCATTTctactggaaaaaaaaaagtatttttaagaatttaactaaaatataccAATAGTATAAAGGTTTAcactatcatttaaaaataaatgttaatatatatggtaagtgtgttaatttttataattttctcttaaaaataatttatgatttattaataatgtaaaaaatatatatatggtgataatatatgataattaaactcattttttcaacttttgaaaatgaagaaaaaagaagatttGTCCTGTGAATATGTTTTACACTATAAATCCAATCACAAATTGTTTTGTATGAATGAATATGTTATTGATGTGAGTAAAATTGGACTCATCTCTTAATCAAGAACTTTGTTCAAGTCTTATTGACAAGATAGACGtggttggaaaaaaatatttcactaaaaataattaataaggtttttttatgaAGATTAATGATGGTTAAGATTGATAAATATTTCACaccaatattataataattccaaatataaaattataatatctgATAAATATGTTGATTTTGATAATAATCACTCCAAAAGTCatactaaagttttttttaggtAGCGGACACTAATCATATGTATCCACTGAACTCTTTgggaatataattaaatttaatactatATTTGTTCCTAaacataagattttttttctagattTGTTTGttcttaaagaatttttttttttaaattatattgtattaattatttttttaccaaaacatCCTTACTATTACTCTACAATAAGAtatgaattaaaaacataaatggattttttttaaacaaagatAAATGCATTATCTCTCTTATAAGgattcaagaaaataaaactaagaggagtgtattttattaagattttaaaagactattttaacataaaaaatccaATAGATCTTAAAAGACTTTGTAGGAATAATGacctttaagatttttttaaaaggctttTATGATTAGAATTTTATagcataaattttaatcaatttataaCATGAATTCATAGGATTggaaaaactttatgaatttacaaaattttaaagaattacataaaataaaaatataataaataaatgataagatTTTGATGAACAAAAGTAAAACatccaaatgaaaataaagatttgcCTATTGATTCAAATTAGGGGTGTTAAAAAAATCTACTCATAAAACTAATCCATAATCGACCATATCTAAATCACTTTCAGATTTATATCCAAATcaagtttttaaacaaaaatataagatacgaaattgttatttaaaaaaaatccttaatagtaatttaaaaaaaagattttgttcATATATTATTTCTGAGATATAGTAtataattgaattgaaaataacttttattttatatataatctaaAGGATAATTACCTTTTACATAATCTTATAAtcacttgaaaaaataataaacaaacagATCCTTTTTATGAGCATAGATATCAGCggaactttttgtttttctttgaaacgGTTTCTACTTTCTAAATACAGAACAGGTTAGATCTTGATGTGAAACTCATCTATCTCCTCCCTTTGGTTTAGTTTTTGTATGTAATCGCAACACTGATTTTCataatgtttaattaaattacaagaataattaaatttaatttaagtgttAGTAATTAATTGATCATAAGCTGATGGCTTGtggtgtttatatatatatgttcatatttatgtttatgtttaatCCATGTTGTATGTGTGATTAGTTAGTTTTTAAAGTATTTGAACCCAAGTGAGTGAGTCTTGAGTGATGGAAATGGGGTGAGTAAGTTTAATGAGTTGAGGGatgcaaataaaagaaatgagaaGAGTCATAAATCTTTCTAAAACTCTTGCATAATCTGAACTAACCTCATAAACACACCTAGttgcttctttcttcttttcaagATGACTCTCTCTTTGAAATCTTAGATCCTTAATTTATCTTGTTCAAGATAGGACATTTTTTACTCCTTTTGTTGTTTGAGGCTGTGTAAAGTGTAAAAATCATCCTCCCTTTTTGTCCTTAATTTACTTTGTTCAAGATAGTATGGTTTATTGCTTTAaggaaatttgaattattatgttttatatatatatatatatatatcatatcatgtgatgttttatttttggagACGTGCATTTTAGTCTTTGACctttaaagtgaaaaaagttTACtagtattttcataaataaattaattaaaaaatttaaatgaattgaaataaaatatttcacttAAGTTTATTCCTAATTTCATGTACCGGCGTCAAATAGTTACTGTATGTATATGTTAATGTGACTACTTTGTAATTGTATTTCATTACCCTAATAATACGTATCGAGGATTATAACATTATAGAAAGATGAATCCCATTgaagaataattataatttaagtaGGAACCATAAATCGATGGGTATATAATACAAACATGCATAGAGcacttatcaattaattaatgatcATTATTAAACGTCAACTCAGAAAAAAATggtcaattaataaaaatgttgttgaaatttaaaaatcaccACTAATTGATCATCAATCGACCTATATAATGGAGTGGCATGAATTTGACTAGTTGAGTTCAAACAAAGGGGAGTCCAATATTTGGTGGTCCCATACCACAGCCAATGAGTTGAACAACAATTTCAACGCACTTATTCTGGAGATGATGAAAttcataataagaaaaataaaacacgaAAAAACTTCATCAATTGTGTGTGAacgaaatttcaattttttatagctAAAATgaattagattttaattttaaagcatGCAATACTCTTTTATcaataagaatttattttattatcccTCCATTCTTATTAATaggatttaaattaaaagtagtgtactgataaaaaaattagaagtagtatttgtttttttctaaaaGACTCAGCTTATATATAATGTgtctttcattaattatttataacactCAATTCATATTCTATAATGTctcttacattaattttttttagatcaaaatattcttaattaattatactaataaatattctaggataatttattatatatatataagataaatttattattattaactactGGTAAACATTAAAATGGAATTACTTTTAATCTTATGAATTAAGCAACtgagttttatcaataaaaaatgaagataatatatgatttataattaattattaatataaaaagtcaAAGATTATCATGTACGATAATctataattagataaaaaaaaccttataacaattttaatacTAACCAGTTATGGAttgattaagaaactaaaaaaataatattttttaattaagatgcacaaaattatattttgatgattttttatacTCTATAAGAAGATGAGTGAAGGAGACCCTTGTAATTAGATTCAATGGATTAACATATGGAATGATGTCATGCATGGGTGGGCAGCAGCTGCAGCACTTAGTGAGGGGAAGGAACGGCGTCGTAAAAGGCAGAAGACGGGGGAGTTGACTGGACAAAAGAGGGGTATATGCGACTGGAATATTTGGTTTCGAAACTCTATTATGTTTCACTTATGCgctgttctttttttctttctgttccGCTTCCTATAAATCCGTGCCACACCCTTCACTTATTTTCCGCACAtcacatatttttctctttctctacgTTTCTACAACCTTCTTGCCCTCTCTCATCAGGTCCTTCTAATTAATCTTCTCCCTAtctcaatattatattatttttctctttggcATCATGTGTCACCTCCATGCACATGCATCACGCCACTATCGCTCTATCGATCGCACCGAGTCCTCCTCAACAATTTGTTTTTTCATAAAGAAAATTTGAGAGTGTTATTATATATCATCCGAGTTTACATttgtttaaatatatgttttccCTGAATAATCGTGTGCATGCATGTTGGTGGTTACTGATTTGATCTTAATTCGTACTACTTGTTTGAGTTATTCGTTAGTTCCAATATTGAGGGCACTGGAGTCAGGCACCTTATGCATGTGTAGGGGTAGATGGCTTGATTCAGCATCAAAATTTCTCAACTGAGATTCAACTATTTGCATGGCTTAATggctttaaagtttaaaccgTATACAATTATTGGTTCTTAAATTGCTCCTATCTACGAATCTAATGATTGTCTgttatgataatttaaattaaccaattttttttccagtCCTTTCGTGAACATGGCTGCCAGATGTTTGcgtatattttgttttgtttttctatttcctAGAATTTTTCTTTGTAGAAATACCTTGGCAATGTTTGTTTAcggtttttaaaatttgtatgttGGACACATTTGAAAGTTTGTCTTCCGAGCACTTAAGAGTACTTGAATGAAACAAAAGAaggattctttttcttttgtttttaaaacatttgttttgaaatttttttcaaaacacaataaattttaaatgagaaattgattgcaaattagtatataattattttagaaaacagTTTTAGTGGAAGGGAATCAAACCTGCCGGGACTGAGTTTAGATATTATGATTTCTTATGAGTTTTCTAAACTTTTCCATAGTTGAATTCTTAGTTCTTCAATTTAATCAAAGATCACACAATTGGTCAATTCTGACTCTTGTTTCTACTTCTGCAGAGAAGGAAAGCttttgataaagaaaagaaacagaaaGAACCTTGTAATTTTGGCTTGAAAAGCCATGGCCAGGGAGCAAATTCAGGTGCTGAACGCGCTTGATGTGGCGAAAACACAATGGTACCATTTCACTGCAATCATCATTGCTGGAATGGGCTTCTTCACCGATGCATATGATCTATTCTGCATATCCCTTGTTACGAAGTTGCTTGGCCGAATATACTACCACGTTGATGGCGCAGCAAAGCCAGGAACATTGCCTCCCAATGTTTCAGCTGCTGTAAATGGTGTGGCTTTCTGTGGAACACTTTCAGGCCAGCTTTTCTTTGGTTGGCTTGGTGATAAGATGGGAAGGAAAAAAGTCTATGGCATGACTCTGATGCTGATGGTAATATGCTCCATCGGTTCCGGCCTTTCATTCGGACATAGCGCAAAATCCGTGATAGCAACTCTCTGCTTCTTCCGGTTCTGGCTTGGATTTGGTATTGGTGGAGACTATCCACTTTCTGCTACCATAATGTCTGAGTATTCTAACAAGAAGACTCGCGGTGCATTCATTGCGGCGGTGTTTGCCATGCAGGGTTTTGGAATTTTGGCTGGTGGTATCTTTGCAATTATAATTTCAGTTGCATTCAAGGAAAGGTTTGATGCTCCACCATATGAGCTTGATCCAGCTGGCTCAACTGTTCCACAAGCAGACTACATTTGGAGGATAATTGTGATGGTTGGAGCACTCCCAGCTGCATTGACTTACTACTGGAGGATGAAGATGCCCGAAACTGCTCGTTATACCGCTCTAGTCGCCAAGAACACGAAGCAGGCAGCAGCAGACATGTCTAAGGTTCTGCAGGTTGAGATTCAAGCTGAACCACAGAAAGAGGAGCAGAAGGCTAACTCA is a window encoding:
- the PHT1-7 gene encoding inorganic phosphate transporter 1-7, which gives rise to MAREQIQVLNALDVAKTQWYHFTAIIIAGMGFFTDAYDLFCISLVTKLLGRIYYHVDGAAKPGTLPPNVSAAVNGVAFCGTLSGQLFFGWLGDKMGRKKVYGMTLMLMVICSIGSGLSFGHSAKSVIATLCFFRFWLGFGIGGDYPLSATIMSEYSNKKTRGAFIAAVFAMQGFGILAGGIFAIIISVAFKERFDAPPYELDPAGSTVPQADYIWRIIVMVGALPAALTYYWRMKMPETARYTALVAKNTKQAAADMSKVLQVEIQAEPQKEEQKANSYGLFSKDFLSRHGLHLLGTASTWFLLDIAFYSQNLFQKDIFSAIGWIPPAKTMNAIEEVYRIARAQTLIALCSTVPGYWFTVALIDKIGRFAIQLMGFFFMTVFMFALAIPYDHWTHKDNRIGFVVIYSLTFFFANFGPNATTFVVPAEIFPARFRSTCHGISSASGKLGAIVGAFGFLYLAQNKDKSKADAGYPAGIGVKNALIVLGVVNILGFFFTFLVPEANGKSLEEMSGENDEDVGTQEESEQSHSQNNNRTVPYV